A segment of the Symmachiella macrocystis genome:
TTTTGGCCGTGGAACCGATGCTAGGACACACTGCCGCTGCTGTTTGTTCGGTGGGGGTTGACCCGTTGGCTCAGGGATTTCTATGATCGCCGACCATTACAAATCGTTTCAAAACCCACTGACGCGTCCCGCTGAGACTGATCTGCAAGTTTCCGGAACGAGCGCAACCCGGTTTTGAAACTGGCTCTAATTATCCCGTTGAGAACCCCATGTCCGCTGTCCGTACGCGTTTTGCTCCCAGTCCCACCGGTTATATGCATATTGGCGGCATGCGGACTGCCTTATTCAATTGGCTGTGGGCACGGCACAATGGGGGGCAATTCATTCTACGAATCGATGATACCGATCAGCAACGCAATATGGATGCGGCGATCGGGCCGATTCTCCGCGCGTTCCGCTGGTTGGGACTCGATTGGGACGAAGGGGTCGAAGTCGGCGGCCCACACGGTCCTTATTTCCAGTCCCAACGGGGCGACCTCTACCAAGCAGCTGCGGCACGACTGCTGGAACAGGGTTTGGCCTATCGTTGCTATTCCACCCCGGAAGAAATCGCCGCCGATCGCGCCGCTGCAGAGGCGGAGAAGCGGCAGTATGTGCATGTACGGCGGTCGTTGGAATTGACTGATGCACAGCTACAGCAATACCACGAAGAAAACCGGCCCTACGTCGTACGTTTTTTGATGCCCCGCGACGAGGCGATCGTCATCGACGACCTAATCCGTGGCCGCGTGGAGTTCGACCCGAAGCTAATTTCCGATCCGGTGATTATGCGGACCGATCAGACGCCGCTTTATAATTTTGCGACAGTGATTGACGATTCCCACGCAGAAATCTCGCACGTGATCCGCGCCGAAGAGCATCTTTCCAACACCCCGATTCAACTGCGAATTCACGAAGCGCTCGGCCACACCCCGCCGCAATTCGCCCACGTGCCCTATGTCGCTGCTCCAGGGACCAAAGAAAAACTCAGCAAACGCAAACTCGATAAATACCGCAACAATCCTCAGTTCAAACGCCTGTTCGAGCGGGGAGACGTGATCCTGCCGAAAATCGGTCTGGGCGACTCGGCTGGTCTCGACCCGGTGATGGTCGAGTATTACGAACGGATGGGCTATCTGCCCGACGCCATGGTCAACGGCCTCGCGCGGCTGGGGTGGTCGCTGGACGACAAAACGGAAATCATGTCGCGGAAAACAATCGTCGACAACTTCACGTTGGACCGCGTGATCAAATCCCCGGCGGGGTTGGATCCCGACAAATTGCTCAGTTATCAGGCGCACTGGATGGGCGAACTGTCGGACGAGAAAAAGATCGAGGCCTGTTTGCCGTATTTGACCGCTGCCAAGGCTATCGAGGACCCTGCCGACGACGAAACACGAGAATTTGTCGGCCGGTTGATCGCCGCGGTGGCGGACCGATTGAAGGTGTTCAGCGACATTCTGGATTATGAAGAGTTTTTCGTCGCTGACGACGCACTTCAGTACGATGAAAAAGCTTTTGCCAAGCGAATCACCAAGCCCGAGGACGCCGTAAACCTCTTGACAAAATTCCAGCCGATTTTGGAAACTGTGGAGCCGTTTGACGCAGCAAACTTAGAGACGGCGCTGAAGACGTTTGTCGAAGAACAGGACACAAAGATCGGCCGGATCATCCATGCACTGCGGATCGCTGTCACCGGCAAGCCGGCCGGTCCGGGGATGTTTGATTGTTTGGAACTGCTGGGCCGCGAGCGGTGCGTGTCACGGATTACATTGGCGCTGTCTCGCGTTTAATGAAGGGTCCGAAACCGACGGTTTTGGTTATAGAATTCAATGGATAATCCACACGCGAACGGAGACGCCGTTAATGGCTGCCGATAATACTGAAACAGTTTCTGACTTTGTCCGCGAGAAAGTCGCCGAGGATTGTCGCACCGGCAAATTCGACGGCCGCGTCGTCACCCGGTTTCCTCCCGAGCCGAACGGCTATTTGCATATCGGCCACGCCAAATCGATTTGCCTGAACTTTGGTATCGCCCAGGAGTTCCCCGACGGCGTCTGTCACTTGCGTTTGGACGACACCGACCCGGAGAAGGAAAGTGTCGAATTCGTCGAAGCGATCAAATCCGACGTCCGCTGGCTCGGTTTTGATTGGGGCGAGCACGAATACTATGCCTCGAATTACTTTGAGCAACTCTACGAGTTCGCGGTGCAATTGATCAAAGCTGATAAGGCCTACGTCTGCGATTTGAGCGCCGATCAGATGCGGGAATACCGAGGCACGCTGACTGAACCGGGCAAGCCATCGCCGGGCCGCTCGCGGTCGGTGGAAGAAAACCTGGATCTGTTTGAGCGGATGCGAGCGGGCGAATTTCCTGATGGGGCTTATGTGTTGCGGGCGAAAATCGATCTGGCCTCTCCCAACATGAACTTGCGTGACCCGACGATTTATCGCATTCGCCACGTAAATCACTACCGCGCCGGCGACAAGTGGTGTGTCTATCCGCTGTACGACTTTACGCACGGACAATCCGATTCAATCGAACGGATCACACATTCCATCTGCACGTTGGAATTCGAAGACCACCGCCCGCTCTACAATTGGTTTCTCGATGCGCTCGAGATCTACCATCCTGAGCAAACGGAATTCGCCCGTCTGAACCTGACCTTCACCGTGATGAGCAAACGGAAATTGCTCGAATTGGTCGAGGGGGGATTCGTGAATGGCTGGGACGATCCGCGGATGCCGACGGTTGTTGGCTTGCGTCGCCGCGGTTATACACCGGCGGCGCTGCGAGCGTTTTGCAAAAAAATCGGCGTCACCAAATTCGACGGCACGACCGATTTTGCCTTGCTCGAGCACTGTCTGCGCGACGATTTGAATAAGACGTCGCAACGGGTGATGGCGGTGCTCGATCCGCTCAAGGTTGTGATCACCAACTATCCCGAGGGGCAAGTCGAGGAGATGGACGCCGTCAATAACCCCGAAGATGAATCGGCCGGAAGCCGCAAGGTACCGTTTTCGCGCGAGCTGTACATCGAACGGGATGACTTTATGGAAGACCCGCCGAAAAAATTCTTCCGCCTCGCCCCCGGCCGAGAAGTCCGCATGCGGTATGCGTTCTACATCACCTGTGAGGAAGTCATCAAGGACGAAGCGACCGGCGAAATCGTTGAACTTCGCTGCACCTACGATCCCGAAACCCGCGGCGGATCTGCGCCTGACGGACGGAAGGTCAAAGCGACGCTGCATTGGGTCTCGGCCGAAAAAGGCGTGCCGGCGGAAGTTCGGTTGTACGACCATCTGTTTAGCCTCCCCGACCCCAGCGACGTGGAGGAGGGAGTGGATTACAAAACCAACCTCAACCCGAACTCCTTGGAAGTTGCGAGCAAAGCCATCGTCGAGCCCTCGGTCGCCACCTTAGAACCGGGCACCCGCGTGCAGTTCGAACGGCTGGGATATTTTTGCATCGATGCCAAGGACTCAAAACCGGACGCCCTGGTGATTAACCGCACGGTCACGCTGCGGGATGCCTGGGCCAAGATCGCCAAGCAGGGTGGCGGACAGGGAAAGGGCAAAGGTAAAGGCCAGGGTAAGAATAAAGGCAAGAAGTAAGCTTCTGCCTGCACGGCAACTGAGATCCGCAAATTTAAGAATTCGACTTGCTTCGGGGATTGTTGCTGCGCGGGGGGTGCACGGTCTGATGAATTCGATCAAGCAGCATGCGAATCGTTGCCCGCGATTTGAGATCACGGCCGTGTAGAGTCGTGGTCCCGGCTGCGAAATAGGCGGGGCGTCGGGCGGTGGTTGCTTGAGGTCGCACGGTGGTTGCTTGGGTACGGGCTGCTTCGATTTTTCGAGGCGGCTGTTTACCGTAGCGGGAGACAAAGTACTTCAAGATCTTGGCACGAATCTCGAACAGCCATTTCGACCGTGACGGCGCTGCGATCCGTTCGTTCAACTCATCGATCCGTTGTTGCCATTCAGTCAGCAAAGGATGTGGCGAAGTCATGGTTTGAGCTCAGTTCGAATACGATCGGAGTTTTGAGGCCCTCTGAGGGTATTCTATGCCTCAGCACCGCGAAGTGTTAGGGGAATCTTGCTAGGACTAGAGTCAAGACCCGGTTACGCTTGTTCCCAGACTTTGCAGATCAGTGTCAGCCGGACGCATCAGAGGGTTTTGAAACGACTTGTAGTGGCGGCCCATCCAGTTTTTGCGGATTCGACCCTGACTTGTGCGGCAAACGCGTTGTGATCGAATACGAAGGTTTTGCCACACAGTCTAATGCCAGCTGTTTGATTTGTGACTCCTGGTCGGTAGAATCATGGTTGTCTAGCCGATGTTTGGCTATCACTACTGGCAATGAGAGCTTTTCCGTGCACACATAGTGCCGGGAGGGCTTTTTTTATGACCGGGAGGCACTGCGATGGCAAGGCCTCTCCACAAGATAATAGTTCGCAGATTCGTCGGAAATGGTTCAATGAAACGATACGTGCAGCCGACCCCCGAGTTTCCAATCCAAGTGTCTACAAACGAGGCGATACGGCGGCGTATCCGGCGCTACTTCTGGTTAATCGCTGTGGCTGCAACTGTACTCTGCGCAGGAAGCAGCGACTTACCTGCGCAACCTGCGCGGCAGCTGCAGTGTTTTCCGCTGGACTTTTTCTATGATTCCGGCGTGGACGAGGCTGCTGAACTCCGGGCCGCTCTTGAGGAGTTTGCTGCAAAGCGTATGGGTCTCCGCATCTATTTCCGCGACCTGCATGAAAACGAAAAAACGCAAGAAAAAGCTGCGAAGATCGCGAAGTATTTCGGCGTAGCGGAGATGAAGTTGCCGGCCATCTATGGGTTAAATAACCTTCTCGCAGAATTGTCGTCCAAAGAGCAACAACAAAACCGTTTGGAACGAGTCCTGACTCTCACGGCTTATGTGCGGAGCGGTTGTCCCCACTGCATGGCGGCAAAAGAGTTTTTGGGCAAGTATGGTTCCCGCTACCCGGCACTCAAGATTGTCTATCGGGAAGTCGTCTCCGATCAGACGGCACGAGATGAGATGGACTCGGTGATTCGCCGCTACAAGCAACAGGCGGCGAGTCTGCCGGTCGTGCATTATTGCAACAAGCTGACAATCGGGTTTGATCGCGATGAGACCACAGGACGGCAAATCCTAAAGACGTTGGATTACTGGTCCAAGGCTTGTCCAGGACCCCAAAATAGGTCCACAGTCGATCGAGCTGGCCGGAAAGTCTCGGCATCCCGATTTTCATCAACGAGATCGTCGATGGCGGCTTCAGTTGTTTTGTTCGGCTTACTGTTTGCCGATCCTGATCCGCCCGCAACCACATCCTCAGAGACGGATGAAGATCCGGTGGAATTGCCATTACCGGGTGAAGCACCGGTCCCTGCGTCGCAGTCGGATGCTCCTCCGATTCCCTCTTCTGATCTCCCGTCTGTGCCTTCAGGTGATGTGCCGCCTGTGGCAGGTAACGATCTCCCCCTGCCAGGTGACGACGCACCACCGCCGTTTCCTTCCGCAAGTGACGATGCGCCTTTGGATCTACCCATCGAACCGCTCGATGACGATTCAGTGGACCTACCTTTTTTCGGTCGAGTGCGTGCCTCTGAAGTTGGCATGCCTGCCTTTACAATATTCGTCGGTTTGGTCGATGGCTTTAACCCGTGTGCGATGTGGGTCCTACTGTTTTTGCTGTCGGTGTTGGTGCATCTGAAAAGCCGCAGCCGCATGTTCGCTATTGCGGGCGTGTTCGTATTGATCAGCGGGATTGCCTATTTTGCATTCATGGCGGCCTGGCTCAACATATTTATGTTCCTGGGCTATTTGAGGGGGGTGCAGATCGCGCTGGGCGTGCTGGCTATTGTTGTCGGCAGCATTCATGTCAAGGATTTTTTCGCGTTCAAGAAGGGAATCTCGCTCTCGATTCCTGAATCTGCCAAGCCCGGAATCTACGAACGGACGCGTCGGATTGTGACAGCTGAGACTATGTGGGCTGCAATGGCCGGTGCTGTTGTATTGGCGGTGCTCGTCAACATCGTGGAGCTGTTGTGCACCGCCGGACTGCCGGCGCTCTACACCAACGTCCTCATGATGCAGGAATATCCCGCCGCAAAAAACTACGCCTATCTTGCTCTGTACAACGTGGCCTATATGTTCGATGACAGCCTGATGGTCTTGATCGCGGTAATCACCCTGGGACACCGCAAGCTACAAGAGAAAGAAGGGCGATGGTTGAAACTCGTCAGCGGGGCACTGATTCTCGCTCTGGGCGTTGTGATGATCTTCAAGCCGGAATGGCTGGTTTAGCCGGGGCCTGCGCTACGTTACTATTTGGCACGATTTGCAAATTTGGCCGTCAATGGAAGGGTGGCGCCGACGCCGATCTGCCATGACATAAATAGCGGGACGTTCGATATCGGTTCGACCAATCCTGTGTGGAAAAGAATATACATTGCAGCCAATTCACACAGTCCGCCAAGTGCTGCTCCGGCAACACTCATTGCGAATAACAATTGCCATGACCGGAGTTGGGGAATAGTGGCGACAGTCGAAAGTGCAAGGCCGAAGGCACCAGCTCCCCCGGCCAGCGCCCCTTGGACTGCCACTGACCACATCCCAATATTCAATTCCCTCAATGGGAAATTGACAGAGATTATCAAAGCAATGATGTACGACACTGTCGCAGAGGCGACCAAAGTAGCCACTTGACGGAATTGGAGGGGGTGAATTGTGGTATCAATTGCCCAAGCGAGCCAAAAACCGAACAGTGCGCCCGGTGCAAGGGTGCCCAAAAGAGGGATGCTCGCTGCAAAACCGGAAAGAATTCCAGAATATAGGGAAGCGCCAAAAAA
Coding sequences within it:
- the gltX gene encoding glutamate--tRNA ligase translates to MSAVRTRFAPSPTGYMHIGGMRTALFNWLWARHNGGQFILRIDDTDQQRNMDAAIGPILRAFRWLGLDWDEGVEVGGPHGPYFQSQRGDLYQAAAARLLEQGLAYRCYSTPEEIAADRAAAEAEKRQYVHVRRSLELTDAQLQQYHEENRPYVVRFLMPRDEAIVIDDLIRGRVEFDPKLISDPVIMRTDQTPLYNFATVIDDSHAEISHVIRAEEHLSNTPIQLRIHEALGHTPPQFAHVPYVAAPGTKEKLSKRKLDKYRNNPQFKRLFERGDVILPKIGLGDSAGLDPVMVEYYERMGYLPDAMVNGLARLGWSLDDKTEIMSRKTIVDNFTLDRVIKSPAGLDPDKLLSYQAHWMGELSDEKKIEACLPYLTAAKAIEDPADDETREFVGRLIAAVADRLKVFSDILDYEEFFVADDALQYDEKAFAKRITKPEDAVNLLTKFQPILETVEPFDAANLETALKTFVEEQDTKIGRIIHALRIAVTGKPAGPGMFDCLELLGRERCVSRITLALSRV
- a CDS encoding glutamine--tRNA ligase/YqeY domain fusion protein — encoded protein: MAADNTETVSDFVREKVAEDCRTGKFDGRVVTRFPPEPNGYLHIGHAKSICLNFGIAQEFPDGVCHLRLDDTDPEKESVEFVEAIKSDVRWLGFDWGEHEYYASNYFEQLYEFAVQLIKADKAYVCDLSADQMREYRGTLTEPGKPSPGRSRSVEENLDLFERMRAGEFPDGAYVLRAKIDLASPNMNLRDPTIYRIRHVNHYRAGDKWCVYPLYDFTHGQSDSIERITHSICTLEFEDHRPLYNWFLDALEIYHPEQTEFARLNLTFTVMSKRKLLELVEGGFVNGWDDPRMPTVVGLRRRGYTPAALRAFCKKIGVTKFDGTTDFALLEHCLRDDLNKTSQRVMAVLDPLKVVITNYPEGQVEEMDAVNNPEDESAGSRKVPFSRELYIERDDFMEDPPKKFFRLAPGREVRMRYAFYITCEEVIKDEATGEIVELRCTYDPETRGGSAPDGRKVKATLHWVSAEKGVPAEVRLYDHLFSLPDPSDVEEGVDYKTNLNPNSLEVASKAIVEPSVATLEPGTRVQFERLGYFCIDAKDSKPDALVINRTVTLRDAWAKIAKQGGGQGKGKGKGQGKNKGKK
- a CDS encoding glutaredoxin family protein gives rise to the protein MKRYVQPTPEFPIQVSTNEAIRRRIRRYFWLIAVAATVLCAGSSDLPAQPARQLQCFPLDFFYDSGVDEAAELRAALEEFAAKRMGLRIYFRDLHENEKTQEKAAKIAKYFGVAEMKLPAIYGLNNLLAELSSKEQQQNRLERVLTLTAYVRSGCPHCMAAKEFLGKYGSRYPALKIVYREVVSDQTARDEMDSVIRRYKQQAASLPVVHYCNKLTIGFDRDETTGRQILKTLDYWSKACPGPQNRSTVDRAGRKVSASRFSSTRSSMAASVVLFGLLFADPDPPATTSSETDEDPVELPLPGEAPVPASQSDAPPIPSSDLPSVPSGDVPPVAGNDLPLPGDDAPPPFPSASDDAPLDLPIEPLDDDSVDLPFFGRVRASEVGMPAFTIFVGLVDGFNPCAMWVLLFLLSVLVHLKSRSRMFAIAGVFVLISGIAYFAFMAAWLNIFMFLGYLRGVQIALGVLAIVVGSIHVKDFFAFKKGISLSIPESAKPGIYERTRRIVTAETMWAAMAGAVVLAVLVNIVELLCTAGLPALYTNVLMMQEYPAAKNYAYLALYNVAYMFDDSLMVLIAVITLGHRKLQEKEGRWLKLVSGALILALGVVMIFKPEWLV